One window of the Desulforegulaceae bacterium genome contains the following:
- a CDS encoding FkbM family methyltransferase: MFRRIKLYWKISKLKGIFCCFRAKTTKKTILLTVNRNDCKHPFTLRASSSDISTFKQIFLKEEYNFSTEKHPQVIVDAGANIGLAAIYFANKFPGAKIYSIEPEKKNFELLKNNVAPYPNIIPIHAALWNKNEEINVIDPGLGNWGFMTSKKQSEQDAKKPSNSIVPGITIDKLILEYNLEEIDILKIDIEGAEKEVFSETLAWINNVNSIIIELHERMKQGCNRSFYCGSSGFDAEWKQGENVYLSRKNFIKPNLFRLL, encoded by the coding sequence ATGTTTAGAAGAATAAAACTATATTGGAAGATTAGCAAATTAAAAGGAATCTTTTGCTGTTTTCGAGCAAAAACAACAAAAAAAACTATTCTTTTAACAGTTAATAGAAATGATTGTAAACACCCATTCACATTGCGGGCTTCATCATCTGATATATCAACATTTAAGCAAATATTCTTAAAAGAAGAATATAACTTTTCTACAGAAAAGCATCCACAAGTTATTGTTGATGCAGGTGCAAATATAGGTCTTGCAGCCATATACTTTGCCAATAAATTTCCTGGAGCAAAAATTTATTCTATAGAGCCTGAAAAAAAGAATTTTGAACTTTTAAAAAACAACGTTGCTCCTTACCCTAACATTATTCCAATACACGCTGCCTTATGGAATAAAAATGAAGAAATAAATGTAATTGACCCAGGTCTAGGCAACTGGGGATTCATGACATCTAAAAAACAATCAGAGCAAGATGCTAAAAAACCTTCCAATTCAATTGTACCAGGAATTACAATTGACAAACTAATACTTGAATACAACCTTGAAGAAATTGATATCTTAAAAATTGATATCGAGGGAGCAGAAAAAGAAGTTTTTAGCGAAACACTTGCTTGGATAAACAATGTAAATTCTATTATCATAGAGCTTCATGAAAGAATGAAACAAGGATGTAACAGAAGTTTTTACTGTGGATCTAGTGGTTTTGATGCTGAGTGGAAGCAAGGAGAAAATGTATACTTGTCACGTAAAAACTTTATAAAACCTAATCTTTTTAGGTTATTGTGA
- a CDS encoding glycosyltransferase family 25 protein yields MNETKIFAISLDRFSKRFENLSRNLEKIGLECEFFQAVDGRENKKHSLFNRHDKKKRMLIKGNLLRGPELGCYSSHYLLWEKCVSLNEPIIVLEDDAIIIPDNFSDFYNNIKNLKTDYECIRLFYCEKRKPKFLKIETFGAFDIVKFFKGPSYAVGYYLTPSGAKKFLESSKTWILPVDIFMDRFWTNKVECYGVTPICLEHGVEIYGSNITDNTRVIKKNFLTRVRRETFAAKELFFRLVHNLKYWLKFIIINRK; encoded by the coding sequence ATGAATGAAACTAAAATTTTTGCTATAAGTTTAGATAGGTTTTCCAAAAGATTTGAAAACTTAAGTCGAAATTTGGAAAAAATTGGTTTAGAGTGTGAATTTTTTCAGGCGGTTGACGGAAGAGAAAATAAGAAGCATTCTCTTTTCAACAGGCATGATAAAAAAAAAAGGATGCTCATAAAAGGGAATCTTCTTAGAGGGCCTGAGCTAGGTTGTTATTCAAGTCATTATTTGTTGTGGGAAAAATGTGTTTCTTTGAATGAACCTATTATTGTTTTAGAGGATGATGCTATAATTATCCCCGATAATTTTTCAGATTTTTATAATAATATAAAAAATTTAAAAACAGATTATGAATGTATAAGGCTTTTTTATTGTGAAAAGCGAAAACCTAAGTTTTTAAAAATAGAAACCTTTGGGGCTTTTGATATTGTTAAGTTTTTTAAAGGGCCTAGTTATGCAGTTGGTTATTATTTAACTCCTTCAGGTGCAAAAAAATTTTTGGAAAGTTCTAAAACATGGATTCTCCCAGTTGATATTTTTATGGATAGGTTTTGGACCAATAAAGTTGAGTGTTATGGTGTTACACCAATTTGTCTAGAACATGGTGTTGAAATTTATGGTTCAAATATTACAGATAATACTCGAGTAATTAAAAAAAATTTTTTAACAAGAGTCAGGAGAGAAACCTTTGCTGCTAAAGAACTTTTTTTTAGACTAGTTCATAATTTAAAATATTGGTTGAAGTTTATCATAATAAACAGAAAATAA
- a CDS encoding glycosyltransferase family 2 protein, with amino-acid sequence MNKITGIIITLNEEKNIKDCILSLKKLCHEIIVVDSLSKDNTVEIAKDLGAVVYLQKYLGDGPQKAFGVKYAKNDWILSIDADERLEDDLIEKVSSLELKNEDIAYAFRRRNFVGNHWIKAAGFYPDYVTRLYNRKTSGYLDKKAHSKVEAPKIKKIKGHITHYTYESYSHWVERLSWFCTNDAWGYYQDGRKVGKYKPVLSAIGAFFQKFIVKGGIFQGVDGFTVTLTTMFRAYMKYTILNEIHENSKNEKKEC; translated from the coding sequence ATGAATAAAATAACCGGTATAATAATTACCTTAAATGAAGAAAAAAATATAAAAGATTGTATTTTATCCCTTAAAAAACTTTGCCATGAAATCATTGTTGTAGATTCTTTAAGCAAAGATAATACTGTTGAAATAGCCAAGGATTTGGGAGCTGTAGTTTATTTACAGAAATATCTTGGTGATGGTCCTCAAAAAGCTTTTGGAGTAAAATATGCCAAAAACGACTGGATTTTAAGTATTGATGCAGATGAAAGACTTGAAGACGATTTAATAGAAAAAGTTTCTTCCCTTGAACTTAAAAACGAAGATATTGCCTATGCTTTTAGGAGAAGAAATTTTGTTGGCAATCACTGGATTAAAGCCGCGGGGTTTTACCCTGATTATGTAACAAGACTTTATAATAGAAAAACTTCAGGTTATCTTGACAAAAAAGCCCATTCAAAAGTAGAAGCTCCTAAAATAAAAAAAATTAAGGGCCATATTACTCATTATACTTATGAAAGTTACTCCCACTGGGTTGAAAGACTAAGCTGGTTTTGTACTAATGATGCCTGGGGATATTATCAGGATGGAAGAAAAGTTGGTAAATATAAACCTGTTTTAAGTGCTATTGGTGCTTTTTTTCAAAAGTTTATTGTAAAAGGTGGAATATTTCAGGGAGTTGACGGTTTTACTGTTACATTAACTACTATGTTTAGGGCTTATATGAAATATACTATTTTAAATGAGATTCATGAGAATTCTAAAAACGAAAAAAAAGAATGCTAA
- the rpsF gene encoding 30S ribosomal protein S6, with protein sequence MKRYETIIVMDPDTGKETWEEIYGRMISQIETSGGIHLKTDEWGSLKLAYEIRKKTRGNYFRIEYCTPAALIAEIERYFRLDERITRYLTVLIDDNPDIEQIKAEMLEKETDSEAAKEAVEETTETVVEETVSDSAEEASTETKTEEDL encoded by the coding sequence ATGAAACGTTATGAAACTATTATTGTCATGGATCCTGACACAGGTAAAGAAACCTGGGAGGAAATTTATGGCAGAATGATTTCACAAATTGAAACAAGTGGCGGAATTCACTTAAAAACTGACGAATGGGGCTCGCTTAAGCTTGCCTATGAAATCAGAAAGAAAACCAGGGGGAATTATTTCAGGATAGAATATTGTACTCCTGCCGCACTTATAGCAGAAATTGAAAGATATTTTAGACTTGATGAAAGAATAACAAGATATCTTACTGTTCTTATTGATGATAATCCTGATATTGAGCAGATAAAAGCTGAGATGCTCGAAAAAGAAACTGATTCTGAAGCCGCTAAAGAAGCTGTTGAAGAAACAACAGAAACAGTAGTAGAAGAAACAGTCAGTGATTCAGCTGAAGAAGCATCCACAGAAACAAAAACAGAGGAGGACCTTTAA
- a CDS encoding glycosyltransferase family 9 protein, whose product MKKALIINTSNLGDVISGIYVSNPLLKAGYEVSYLIKDTFSSLFSDTDYIEYTTKSIPSSFFDLTIDLTSDNGSRKIIKKIKSKNKIGRNKNFFSKIKHSYVYTKQVNKYTKSNHIVYNFKPVLELLNIEPINNTYLNTSINKKPGNEVCIHIGAKSRIRCIPLNLIIDICNFFKSKNIPVRLIGHETDIAEKILEKTNGFPVFKFSSLKNTKKWLYNARLVIASDSGIFHLASALKTKTIGIYGPNTYNRSGSINHNTSYIELDLPCRPCNQNIKCPYDIKCLYNIKFEDVEKVIMQNI is encoded by the coding sequence ATGAAAAAAGCTTTAATTATAAACACTTCAAATTTAGGTGATGTAATATCAGGTATTTATGTTTCAAACCCCTTACTTAAGGCTGGCTATGAAGTAAGTTACCTTATAAAAGACACATTTAGCTCTTTATTTTCTGACACTGACTATATTGAGTATACAACTAAAAGCATTCCTTCATCCTTCTTTGATCTAACAATTGATCTTACCTCAGATAATGGCAGCAGAAAAATCATTAAGAAAATTAAGTCAAAAAATAAAATTGGTAGAAATAAAAATTTTTTTTCAAAAATTAAACACTCGTATGTCTACACTAAACAAGTGAATAAATATACTAAATCTAATCATATAGTATATAATTTCAAACCTGTTCTTGAATTATTAAACATTGAACCAATAAACAATACCTATTTAAATACATCTATAAATAAAAAGCCAGGCAATGAAGTTTGCATTCACATAGGAGCAAAGAGCCGAATAAGATGCATACCTTTAAATCTTATTATAGATATTTGTAATTTTTTTAAATCTAAAAATATTCCAGTTCGTTTAATTGGACATGAAACAGATATCGCTGAAAAAATTTTAGAAAAAACAAATGGTTTCCCTGTGTTTAAATTCAGCTCATTAAAAAACACCAAAAAATGGTTGTATAATGCCAGACTGGTAATTGCTTCTGACAGCGGAATTTTTCATTTAGCATCTGCACTAAAAACAAAAACAATCGGTATTTACGGCCCAAACACCTATAATCGTAGCGGAAGTATTAATCACAATACTTCCTATATTGAACTAGACTTACCTTGCAGGCCTTGCAACCAAAATATTAAATGCCCTTATGATATTAAATGCCTATATAACATTAAATTTGAGGATGTGGAAAAAGTTATTATGCAAAATATATAA
- the rpsR gene encoding 30S ribosomal protein S18: MAYVKRRKKKVYRRKKVCKFCVDKNISIDYKDPKTLKHFITERGKIIPRRITGTCAKHQRELSTAIKRSRHLALLPYVGRVD; the protein is encoded by the coding sequence ATGGCTTATGTAAAAAGAAGAAAAAAAAAGGTCTATAGAAGAAAAAAAGTTTGTAAATTCTGCGTTGATAAAAACATTTCTATTGATTACAAAGACCCAAAAACCTTAAAGCATTTCATAACTGAAAGAGGAAAAATTATTCCAAGAAGAATAACAGGTACATGTGCAAAACATCAAAGAGAGCTGAGTACTGCAATTAAAAGGTCAAGACATCTTGCACTTCTGCCTTACGTTGGAAGAGTAGATTAA
- a CDS encoding FAD-linked oxidase C-terminal domain-containing protein, producing MKNKKILESLFKIFSKENILWKKEDLFCYGYDSKEGNYLPDFVVFPNSAIQVSQVLKFCCQKRIYAVPRGAGTGTTGGSVPVKGGVVICLSKMNEILEVNNSDFYARVQPGVFTGELQREVMKFNMFYPPDPASSDYCTIGGNIAECAGGPKAVKYGVTKDYVIGLEVVLPTGEIINTGVKTAKGVTGYDLTKLIIGSEGTLAIVTEATLKLLPAPEFVKTMISFFPSMNDAAKTVSKIIQNGLIPRVLEYMDHLSIECIREDVNFELPENAKALLIIESDGKKEFIDAEIEEIEKICKKNNSLTSIIAEDQEVKTRIWDVRKTLSSSLFKYGPDKINEDIVVPRSKIPQVVSKIEELKNQTNLSMVSFGHAGDGNIHFNIILDKTDEILHEKAVSSVKELFEYVIALGGTLSGEHGIGITKKEYLSLEIDRNQRDLMRRIKNAFDPGGILNPGKIL from the coding sequence ATGAAAAATAAAAAAATACTGGAAAGCTTATTTAAAATTTTTTCCAAAGAAAATATCCTGTGGAAAAAAGAAGATTTGTTTTGCTATGGGTATGATTCAAAGGAAGGCAATTATTTGCCTGATTTTGTGGTTTTTCCAAATTCAGCAATTCAGGTTTCCCAGGTGTTGAAGTTTTGCTGTCAAAAAAGAATTTATGCAGTTCCAAGAGGTGCAGGCACAGGCACAACAGGAGGAAGTGTTCCTGTTAAAGGCGGGGTGGTTATCTGTCTTTCTAAAATGAATGAAATTTTAGAAGTAAACAATTCTGATTTTTATGCCAGGGTTCAGCCTGGTGTTTTTACAGGAGAACTTCAGCGTGAAGTAATGAAGTTTAATATGTTTTATCCCCCAGATCCTGCAAGTTCTGATTATTGTACAATAGGAGGAAATATTGCCGAATGTGCAGGGGGACCAAAAGCTGTAAAATACGGAGTTACCAAAGACTATGTAATTGGTCTTGAAGTGGTTTTACCCACGGGAGAAATTATTAATACAGGGGTTAAAACTGCCAAGGGAGTTACAGGTTATGATTTAACAAAACTTATCATAGGATCAGAAGGAACTCTTGCAATTGTTACAGAGGCAACTTTAAAACTTCTTCCTGCTCCTGAGTTTGTTAAAACAATGATTTCATTTTTTCCGTCAATGAATGATGCTGCAAAAACAGTTTCTAAAATAATTCAAAATGGCCTTATTCCCAGAGTGCTTGAATATATGGATCATTTATCCATTGAATGCATAAGGGAAGATGTGAACTTTGAACTTCCTGAAAATGCAAAAGCCCTTTTAATTATTGAATCTGACGGTAAAAAAGAATTTATAGATGCTGAAATTGAAGAAATAGAAAAAATCTGCAAAAAAAACAATTCACTAACTTCAATTATTGCCGAAGATCAAGAGGTTAAAACAAGGATTTGGGATGTGAGAAAAACCCTTTCTTCATCTTTGTTTAAATATGGGCCTGATAAAATCAACGAAGATATTGTTGTTCCAAGAAGTAAAATTCCCCAGGTAGTTTCAAAAATTGAAGAACTTAAAAATCAAACCAATCTTTCCATGGTATCTTTTGGTCATGCAGGAGACGGAAATATTCATTTTAATATAATCCTTGATAAAACAGATGAAATATTGCATGAAAAGGCAGTAAGTTCGGTTAAAGAGCTTTTTGAATACGTAATTGCTCTTGGAGGCACCTTATCAGGTGAACACGGAATAGGAATAACTAAGAAAGAATATTTAAGTCTGGAAATTGATAGAAACCAAAGGGATCTTATGAGAAGAATTAAAAATGCCTTTGATCCCGGGGGGATTTTAAATCCGGGTAAAATTCTTTAA
- the dnaB gene encoding replicative DNA helicase, which translates to MSKKTNVSKIFEAKIPPQNYEAESSLLATILLDNDTLLDVADLVSSEDFYKHSHSLIYVSMLNLFSNNKPIDLVTLANHLTERGELENAGGKQELASIIELSPIAPNPIDYAMIIRDKAHLRRLINSASQIITKCYGEAGSASEILDFAEKTIFEITEKKQKPNFSPLHSLIDININTLDERQGNDSKITGLPTGYPSLDKITSGLQGSDLIIIAARPAMGKTAFALNLARNIAVGSNIPVGIFSLEMSKEQLSMRLLTAEARVDSSKIRGGYLDKEDWDRVHNAASILYDSPIYIDDSPDIRPLEIRTKARRLKMDKGLGLLIIDYLQLMNAQTKSDRRDLEIAEISRSLKMLAKELNIPVVALSQLNRTLEQRSDKRPMLSDLRESGALEQDADIVSFIYRDEVYNKDENNPNKGLAEIIIAKHRNGAVGTINMSFMGKYTRFEELALNYS; encoded by the coding sequence ATGTCAAAAAAAACCAATGTTTCAAAAATTTTTGAAGCAAAAATTCCGCCCCAGAACTATGAGGCGGAATCGTCGTTATTGGCAACCATACTTTTAGATAATGACACCCTTCTTGATGTGGCAGACCTTGTAAGTTCTGAAGATTTTTACAAGCATTCCCACAGCCTTATCTATGTATCAATGCTTAATCTTTTCAGCAATAATAAACCAATAGATCTTGTAACCCTTGCAAACCATCTCACAGAAAGAGGAGAACTTGAAAACGCAGGAGGAAAACAAGAGCTTGCATCAATAATTGAACTTTCCCCTATTGCACCAAACCCCATTGATTATGCAATGATAATAAGGGACAAGGCACATTTAAGAAGGCTAATCAACTCTGCTTCCCAAATTATTACAAAATGCTATGGCGAAGCTGGAAGTGCTTCTGAAATTCTTGATTTTGCAGAAAAAACCATATTTGAAATTACAGAAAAAAAACAAAAACCAAATTTTTCTCCATTACACTCTCTTATTGACATCAATATAAATACCCTTGATGAAAGACAGGGAAATGACAGCAAAATTACAGGACTGCCCACAGGATACCCAAGTCTTGACAAAATAACCTCGGGTCTTCAGGGTTCTGATCTTATAATTATTGCTGCAAGACCTGCCATGGGTAAAACAGCGTTTGCCCTAAATCTTGCAAGAAATATTGCAGTGGGTTCAAACATTCCAGTTGGGATTTTTTCCCTTGAAATGTCAAAAGAACAGCTCTCAATGAGACTTTTAACAGCTGAAGCAAGGGTGGATTCCTCAAAAATAAGAGGTGGATATCTTGATAAAGAAGACTGGGACAGGGTTCATAATGCAGCTTCTATTTTATATGATTCACCTATTTATATAGATGACTCGCCTGATATAAGGCCCCTTGAAATAAGAACTAAAGCAAGAAGACTTAAAATGGACAAAGGCCTTGGATTATTAATAATTGATTATCTTCAGCTTATGAATGCCCAGACAAAATCTGACAGAAGAGACCTTGAAATAGCAGAAATTTCAAGATCCCTTAAAATGCTTGCCAAAGAACTAAACATTCCTGTAGTTGCTCTTTCACAGCTTAACAGGACACTTGAACAAAGAAGCGACAAAAGACCAATGCTTTCAGACTTAAGAGAATCAGGAGCTCTTGAGCAGGATGCTGATATTGTTTCATTTATTTACAGGGATGAGGTATATAATAAGGATGAAAACAACCCAAACAAAGGTCTTGCTGAAATAATAATAGCAAAACACAGAAACGGAGCGGTTGGAACCATTAATATGAGCTTTATGGGCAAATACACAAGATTTGAAGAACTTGCCCTAAATTACTCATGA
- the rplI gene encoding 50S ribosomal protein L9: MKIILKETISSLGIIGSEVEVADGYARNYLLPHKKAVLATDANRKLMAQEAKKVEAQIAKEIEIAKEMAKRLEGVRCEIRAKVAEDKKLYGSVKAQDIVDELAKQDISIEKRMLLLAKPIKETGEYSVPVRIYTDVEPEIIISILPEE, encoded by the coding sequence ATGAAAATTATACTTAAAGAAACAATAAGTTCACTTGGAATTATAGGTTCTGAAGTGGAAGTTGCAGATGGATACGCAAGAAACTACCTGCTTCCCCATAAAAAAGCCGTGTTGGCAACCGATGCCAATAGAAAACTCATGGCACAGGAAGCCAAAAAAGTAGAAGCTCAAATTGCCAAAGAAATTGAAATTGCTAAAGAAATGGCAAAGCGTCTTGAAGGCGTAAGATGTGAAATCCGTGCTAAAGTTGCTGAAGATAAAAAACTTTACGGTTCTGTTAAAGCTCAGGATATTGTTGATGAGCTGGCAAAACAGGATATTTCAATTGAAAAAAGAATGCTTCTTCTTGCAAAACCTATAAAGGAAACAGGAGAATATTCTGTTCCTGTTAGAATTTATACGGATGTTGAACCTGAAATTATCATTTCTATTCTTCCTGAGGAATAA
- a CDS encoding O-antigen ligase family protein, which yields MFLPKKDLKKLPFKLTIVLSATGFFVISFYQYFILNTPRVHGYINPIVFGSVVALVCCISLLLMFASKEKTEKFVFFICFSLLLASTVYHLSRGVWLALIFVFCFLFFLNIKNNYLNHKKAMLFLLVIILGVIAVNKDIIWDRAVTNTSFEFSQIKKGDFKNSVGLRLQMFKSGFIIIEDNLLFGVGDNFSEKIKNQYNNKQVDGALIEYPLSHFHNQYIDKFVKTGILGFLSLLSLILYPLIRALKYKKPSDYMLISICSILFIAGLTDVPLNHGPILYYFFIMAYFLMNVDKKYQGG from the coding sequence TTGTTTCTTCCCAAAAAAGACCTGAAAAAACTTCCTTTTAAATTAACTATTGTTTTATCAGCGACTGGTTTCTTTGTTATCTCTTTTTATCAGTATTTTATTTTAAATACACCAAGAGTTCATGGTTATATTAACCCAATTGTTTTTGGTTCAGTAGTTGCTTTAGTTTGCTGTATAAGCCTTCTCTTGATGTTTGCAAGTAAGGAAAAAACAGAAAAGTTTGTTTTTTTTATTTGTTTTTCATTGCTTTTAGCTTCAACAGTATACCATCTTTCAAGAGGAGTTTGGTTAGCTTTGATATTTGTTTTTTGTTTTTTGTTTTTTTTAAATATAAAAAATAATTATTTAAACCATAAGAAAGCTATGTTATTTCTTTTAGTTATTATTTTAGGGGTCATTGCAGTTAATAAAGATATTATTTGGGATAGAGCTGTAACAAACACATCATTTGAGTTTTCTCAAATAAAAAAAGGTGACTTTAAAAACAGTGTTGGTTTAAGATTACAAATGTTTAAAAGTGGTTTTATCATAATAGAAGACAATCTTTTATTTGGTGTTGGCGATAATTTTTCTGAGAAAATAAAAAATCAATACAATAATAAGCAAGTTGATGGAGCACTTATCGAGTATCCTTTAAGTCATTTCCACAACCAATATATTGATAAATTTGTAAAAACAGGGATATTAGGATTTTTATCTTTATTAAGCCTTATTCTCTATCCATTGATTAGAGCTTTAAAATATAAAAAACCATCTGATTATATGTTGATTTCTATTTGTTCAATTTTGTTCATAGCAGGATTAACAGATGTTCCTTTAAACCATGGGCCAATTTTATATTATTTTTTTATTATGGCATATTTTTTAATGAATGTTGATAAAAAGTATCAAGGGGGTTGA
- the hflX gene encoding GTPase HflX has protein sequence MKKIFGNTDGIRASTLKEIESLYFESTSPDNIVDPEIAFKLSALSSQVKRQIGLLIDRKGKIENVIIGTSQQISIPDLSGYRGGSGRLKGLRFVHTHLKPNEALSQEDINDLVLLRLDLVCAVTINPDGSPDGIFTAHLIFDEKNSTPYFVSEKNPISSLNNDCFELISSIEDEISRKSPTSKKTSAKEKAVLINVSAQPKYEVESSLEELEELAKTAGIEVVETMHQSRRRPDPKFAIGKGKINELSITCLSKDVSMIVFDQELSPSQINSISEVLDVKVIDRTQLILDIFASRAKTREGKLQVALAQQKYLLPRLMMQQNTALSRLAGGIGGRGPGETKLETDRRRARDRINKLEKDLKKVQKNRKKQRAKREKNNIPIISIIGYTNAGKSTLLNTLTKSEVMSANKLFATLDPTSRRLRFPREREVIITDTVGFIRDLPEDLKTAFKATLEELESADILLHVADISNPLMENQIEAVNKIVQDLKLNHLPVVIALNKADLVNKDTAAALEKKYGGISITAKKADSLETLYNVLDKKLDEVFDFV, from the coding sequence ATGAAAAAAATTTTTGGTAACACAGATGGAATAAGAGCTTCCACCTTAAAAGAGATTGAATCTCTTTATTTTGAAAGTACATCCCCAGATAATATTGTTGATCCTGAAATTGCCTTTAAATTATCTGCATTGTCCAGCCAGGTTAAAAGACAAATAGGACTTTTAATTGATAGAAAAGGCAAGATAGAAAATGTGATCATAGGCACAAGTCAGCAAATATCTATTCCCGATTTATCCGGATATAGAGGAGGATCTGGCAGGCTCAAAGGCCTTAGATTTGTTCACACCCATTTAAAGCCAAACGAAGCCCTTTCTCAAGAAGACATTAACGATCTTGTTCTTTTAAGACTTGATCTTGTCTGTGCTGTTACAATTAATCCTGATGGAAGTCCTGATGGAATATTTACTGCCCATCTTATTTTTGATGAAAAAAACAGCACTCCTTATTTTGTAAGCGAAAAAAATCCAATTTCAAGCTTAAACAACGATTGCTTTGAACTTATATCTTCAATAGAAGATGAAATTTCTAGAAAAAGTCCAACTTCAAAAAAAACCAGTGCCAAGGAAAAGGCTGTTTTAATAAATGTATCAGCTCAACCAAAATATGAAGTTGAATCATCACTTGAAGAACTTGAAGAACTTGCTAAAACTGCAGGGATTGAAGTTGTGGAAACAATGCATCAGTCAAGAAGAAGACCTGATCCAAAATTTGCTATTGGAAAAGGAAAAATAAACGAACTTTCCATAACCTGCTTAAGTAAAGATGTTTCAATGATTGTTTTTGATCAGGAGCTCAGTCCTTCACAAATAAACTCTATTTCCGAAGTTCTTGATGTTAAAGTAATAGACAGAACTCAACTTATTCTTGATATATTTGCTTCACGGGCAAAAACAAGGGAAGGAAAACTTCAAGTAGCCCTTGCCCAGCAAAAATATCTTCTTCCAAGGCTTATGATGCAGCAAAACACTGCTTTGTCGAGACTTGCAGGAGGAATAGGAGGAAGAGGTCCTGGTGAAACCAAGCTTGAAACAGACAGAAGAAGGGCCAGAGACCGAATTAACAAACTTGAAAAAGATTTAAAAAAAGTACAAAAAAACAGGAAAAAACAAAGGGCTAAGCGCGAAAAAAACAATATTCCTATTATTTCCATAATTGGATATACCAATGCTGGCAAATCAACCCTTTTAAATACACTTACCAAAAGTGAGGTTATGTCTGCCAATAAACTTTTTGCAACTCTTGATCCAACTTCAAGAAGACTCAGGTTTCCAAGGGAGCGTGAAGTTATAATAACAGATACAGTGGGATTTATAAGAGATCTTCCAGAAGATCTTAAAACTGCTTTCAAGGCAACCCTTGAAGAACTTGAATCGGCAGATATTCTTTTACATGTAGCTGATATTTCAAATCCTTTAATGGAAAACCAGATAGAAGCTGTAAATAAAATAGTACAAGATCTTAAACTCAACCACCTTCCTGTGGTGATTGCCTTAAACAAGGCAGATCTTGTTAATAAAGACACAGCTGCTGCCCTGGAAAAAAAATATGGGGGAATTTCAATTACTGCAAAAAAAGCAGACAGTCTTGAAACCCTCTACAATGTCCTTGACAAAAAACTTGATGAGGTTTTTGACTTTGTTTAG